The Lentimicrobium sp. L6 DNA segment CTGGGTACTGGGTACTGGGTACTGGGTACTGGGTGCTGGGTGCTGGGTGCTGGGTGCTGGGTGCTGGGTACACTTTATGAACTCTAAATACTTTAGGCCCTCATTGAACTCCGTCTTTTACAGAATAAATATCCAACAATCCTATGCAAGCATGGCAATTTTTCTTAATATTGTTCTCGAAACCCTAAACCTATCAATATGCTTAAACAAATTCTATTTAGCTTGTCATTGCTAATGACCTTGGGCATCTTTGCCTATTCTTTCAAAAGGTATTATTTGTTCTTTAAACTCACCAAGCCATTTGAGGTCAAAGACTTCGGTAAACGATTCAATATCATGATGAATGTGGCTTTTGGACAAAAGAAAATTCTGAGGAAGCCTGTGGTTGGACTCATTCACGCTTTGGTATTCTGGGGCTTCTTGGTGATAACACTTGGAAGTATTGAAATGGTAATTGATGGTTTATTTGGTACCGAGAGAATATTGAGTTTCTTAGGTGGTTTTTATAGCTTTATAGTGGCATCTGGAGATATTATGGCTGCCTTTATTGCTCTGGCCATGCTCATTTTTCTCTACCGTAGAATATCGGGTAAGGTGAAACGCTTCGATGGTATCGAAATGACCCATAAATCACATACCGACGCTAATATTGCTTTGAGTATCATCCTCTTTTTAATGATTAGTCTCTTAGGAATGAACACCTTCTATGTGGCAGAAAAATTAAGTTCTGGGGAGGCAATTCTTGGTGTTTATCCGGTGAGTCAGCAATTGGCCACTTTAGTTAGTTCAATGGATTATTCAAGTTTACATATTGGCCATGAAATCAACTGGTGGGCACATATCTTGCTTATCTTTTTCTTTGCCAATTACTTGCCCTATTCCAAACACTTCCATGTATATTCTTCTATTCCCAATGTTTTATTTAGTCGCCTAGAACCTTTAGGTCAACTCTATAATATGGAATCCATAAGCAAAGAAGTTAAGCTGATGATGGACCCTAATGCTGCCTTTGCAGATCCTCCTGAAGAAGAGGAAGCTGAAATAGAGAAATTTGGAGTGAAAGATATTGAAGACGTCAAC contains these protein-coding regions:
- a CDS encoding 4Fe-4S dicluster domain-containing protein, producing the protein MLKQILFSLSLLMTLGIFAYSFKRYYLFFKLTKPFEVKDFGKRFNIMMNVAFGQKKILRKPVVGLIHALVFWGFLVITLGSIEMVIDGLFGTERILSFLGGFYSFIVASGDIMAAFIALAMLIFLYRRISGKVKRFDGIEMTHKSHTDANIALSIILFLMISLLGMNTFYVAEKLSSGEAILGVYPVSQQLATLVSSMDYSSLHIGHEINWWAHILLIFFFANYLPYSKHFHVYSSIPNVLFSRLEPLGQLYNMESISKEVKLMMDPNAAFADPPEEEEAEIEKFGVKDIEDVNWKNYLDSLACTQCGRCTDVCPANITGKKLSPRKIVMNVRSRMDEKGPGLIKNGSEFDDGKSLLGDYISAEELWACTTCNACAQECPVNINQPSMIIDMRRYLVMEESAAPAELNTVFQNIENNGAPWQYSQDDRMKWAEDLFTNA